The following are encoded in a window of Arthrobacter sp. NicSoilB4 genomic DNA:
- a CDS encoding pyridoxal phosphate-dependent aminotransferase gives MPELAAHVRDVPINQIREITEAAWGTPGAIVLSIGEPGFAVPRHILEAGMACLHRDETNYTPNAGIPALREAFAARFREHNATPVGADRVYVVDGAQQGLHFAMSLLLSPGDEILIPNPGYPTFAMTSSLLHAVPVQYPLYPDHDFQPRISDIEELITPRTKVLILNSPSNPLGAVLGEELTRSLVELAVRHDLWIISDECYEAFTYDVPHVSPARFDSDVPGEARVFTSLTLSKTYGLTGLRIGALICPPGLEQKMNNVMEAIVSCVASPSQYAALAALTGPQDYVSHAHGHYRANRDAASAVLESKGIPFLTAQGAFYLWADVSHVSGGDVRSWVRRFLADSGVAFAPGTAFGSIGEGWIRIALCSSQAELVEGLGRLPARVG, from the coding sequence ATGCCCGAGCTTGCCGCCCACGTCCGCGACGTCCCCATCAACCAGATCCGCGAGATCACCGAAGCCGCCTGGGGAACGCCCGGCGCCATCGTCCTGAGCATCGGGGAACCGGGCTTCGCGGTCCCCCGCCACATCCTCGAGGCCGGGATGGCCTGCCTGCACCGCGACGAAACGAACTACACCCCCAACGCCGGCATCCCGGCCCTGCGCGAGGCGTTCGCGGCAAGGTTCCGCGAACACAACGCGACGCCGGTCGGAGCGGACCGCGTGTACGTCGTCGACGGCGCCCAGCAGGGCCTGCACTTCGCGATGAGCCTCCTGCTCTCCCCGGGCGACGAAATCCTGATCCCCAATCCGGGCTATCCCACGTTCGCCATGACCAGCAGCCTGCTGCACGCCGTCCCCGTGCAGTACCCGCTGTACCCGGACCACGACTTCCAACCCCGGATCTCGGACATCGAGGAGCTCATCACGCCGCGGACCAAGGTGCTGATCCTCAACTCGCCGTCCAACCCGCTGGGTGCCGTGCTGGGTGAGGAGCTCACCCGCAGCCTCGTGGAACTGGCGGTCCGGCACGATCTGTGGATCATTTCCGACGAATGCTACGAGGCGTTCACGTACGACGTACCGCATGTGAGCCCGGCCCGCTTCGACAGCGACGTCCCGGGCGAGGCCCGCGTGTTCACCTCCCTGACCCTGTCCAAAACCTACGGCCTGACCGGCCTGCGCATCGGTGCCCTGATCTGCCCGCCCGGCCTGGAGCAGAAGATGAACAACGTGATGGAGGCGATTGTCTCCTGTGTCGCGTCGCCTTCGCAGTACGCGGCGCTGGCCGCACTCACCGGCCCGCAGGACTATGTCAGCCACGCCCACGGGCACTACCGGGCCAACCGGGACGCGGCCTCGGCGGTGTTGGAGTCCAAGGGGATCCCGTTCCTCACGGCGCAGGGTGCCTTTTACCTTTGGGCTGATGTGTCCCACGTCAGCGGCGGGGACGTCCGCTCCTGGGTCCGCCGCTTCCTCGCCGATTCCGGCGTGGCTTTCGCCCCCGGCACGGCCTTCGGCTCGATCGGCGAGGGCTGGATCCGGATTGCGTTGTGCAGCAGCCAGGCTGAGCTGGTGGAGGGCCTCGGCCGGCTCCCCGCCCGGGTGGGCTGA
- the truB gene encoding tRNA pseudouridine(55) synthase TruB gives MLSGLVIVDKPQGWTSHDVVGRMRRLAGTRKVGHAGTLDPMATGVLVVGINKATRLLTYIVGTSKTYTATIRLGESTVTDDAEGEVTATRSAASVTEEAVRTGVAALTGEIEQVPSSVSAIKVNGERAYARVRSGEEVKLAARPVTIHRFEVHGLRPARGGEALDVDVLDVDVTVECSSGTYIRALARDLGEALGVGGHLTALRRTQVGPYTLDQAHTLEQLAEELDVLEMSQAARALMPNRELSDEETTEISFGRRIAAGVAAGTPDAATPEKPAAAFAPDGTLVALLADKGSYAKPVLVFAPDNEKRAPKQPTAEQQAGQ, from the coding sequence GTGCTTTCTGGACTGGTAATAGTGGACAAGCCGCAAGGCTGGACCAGCCACGATGTGGTTGGACGGATGCGGCGGCTCGCCGGTACCCGAAAGGTGGGCCACGCCGGAACTCTGGATCCCATGGCCACGGGCGTCCTGGTGGTCGGCATCAACAAGGCCACCCGGCTGCTCACTTACATCGTCGGCACCTCTAAGACCTACACGGCCACCATCCGCCTGGGCGAATCAACTGTCACCGACGACGCCGAGGGCGAGGTCACAGCCACCCGCAGCGCCGCCTCGGTCACCGAGGAAGCGGTGCGCACCGGCGTCGCGGCCCTGACCGGGGAGATCGAACAGGTTCCCAGCAGCGTCAGCGCCATCAAGGTCAACGGCGAACGCGCCTACGCCCGCGTCCGGTCCGGCGAAGAGGTCAAGCTGGCCGCCCGGCCGGTCACCATCCACCGCTTCGAGGTGCACGGACTCCGTCCGGCGCGCGGCGGCGAGGCCCTGGACGTGGATGTCCTCGATGTTGATGTCACGGTGGAGTGCTCCTCGGGCACGTACATCCGGGCGCTGGCCCGCGACCTTGGCGAGGCGCTCGGCGTCGGCGGCCACCTGACGGCGCTGCGCCGGACCCAGGTGGGCCCCTACACGCTGGACCAGGCGCACACCCTCGAACAGCTTGCCGAGGAGCTGGACGTGCTGGAGATGTCCCAGGCCGCACGGGCACTGATGCCCAACCGTGAACTCAGCGATGAAGAGACCACGGAGATTTCCTTCGGCCGCCGGATCGCCGCGGGCGTGGCCGCGGGGACGCCGGATGCAGCCACTCCGGAGAAACCCGCCGCGGCCTTCGCCCCTGACGGCACACTCGTGGCGCTGCTCGCTGACAAGGGCAGCTACGCCAAGCCGGTGCTGGTCTTCGCGCCGGACAACGAGAAGCGCGCTCCGAAACAGCCGACGGCGGAACAGCAGGCCGGGCAGTAG
- a CDS encoding VOC family protein, protein MTTDNETPPPVRQLRLVVETEDYDAAATFYRDVLGLVEREVVPSEGDARITILEAGRATLELSNPAQVRYIDQVEADGQPSARIRVAFDVGDAESAARDLADAGGTLIAEPRETPWRSLNARLNGPAGLQITLFQELDQPADEDA, encoded by the coding sequence ATGACTACCGACAACGAAACCCCGCCTCCCGTCCGGCAACTAAGACTCGTCGTCGAAACAGAGGACTACGACGCCGCAGCGACCTTCTACCGGGATGTCCTCGGACTCGTGGAGCGTGAGGTGGTCCCCAGCGAGGGGGACGCACGCATCACGATCCTGGAAGCGGGCCGGGCCACCCTGGAACTCTCCAACCCGGCGCAGGTCAGGTACATCGACCAGGTGGAAGCCGACGGCCAGCCGAGCGCCCGGATCCGGGTCGCCTTTGATGTTGGCGACGCGGAATCAGCGGCACGAGACCTCGCGGACGCAGGCGGGACACTCATCGCCGAACCACGGGAAACACCGTGGCGCTCGCTGAACGCACGGCTGAACGGCCCGGCCGGACTCCAAATCACGCTGTTCCAGGAACTGGACCAGCCCGCGGACGAGGACGCTTAG
- a CDS encoding NUDIX hydrolase, translating into MRRPLGPRDPGDAWVEGDRGRFWGRFGSAGLLVHDPKKGILLQHRALWSDQGGTWGLPGGALHQGEEAVHGALREAKEEAAVPPENVQVLFTSVFDVGYWTYTTVAVEVVEAFDPEISDPESLELRWVPVEHVGDKELHPGFGAAWPGLRRRLTGLDAGTD; encoded by the coding sequence CTGCGCCGTCCCCTCGGTCCCCGTGATCCCGGTGATGCCTGGGTTGAGGGCGACCGCGGACGGTTCTGGGGGCGCTTTGGCTCGGCAGGGCTGCTGGTTCACGACCCAAAGAAGGGCATCCTGTTGCAGCACCGCGCCCTGTGGAGCGATCAGGGCGGCACCTGGGGACTCCCCGGCGGTGCCCTGCACCAGGGCGAAGAAGCCGTCCACGGCGCCTTGCGGGAGGCGAAGGAAGAAGCTGCCGTCCCGCCGGAAAACGTCCAGGTCCTCTTCACCTCGGTGTTCGACGTCGGTTACTGGACCTACACGACTGTCGCCGTCGAGGTTGTGGAAGCGTTCGACCCGGAAATCAGCGACCCGGAAAGCCTGGAGCTGCGGTGGGTGCCGGTGGAACACGTCGGCGACAAGGAGCTGCATCCCGGGTTCGGGGCTGCCTGGCCGGGCCTTCGCCGCAGGCTCACTGGGCTCGACGCCGGGACGGACTGA